A stretch of DNA from bacterium:
CAGTTGTTGCGTAAACATCAGGCAGGGGTTCATTTGAAAACGGCCGGGACGACCTGGCTGGAAGAGGTGGCTGGCCTGGCTTTGGCTGGGGGGGATGCCTTGAAGCTGGCGGCAGGGATTTATGAGAAGGCGTATGGACGGTTTGATGAACTTTGTGCCCCGTACGCAACGGTGATCGAAATTCATAAGTCGGATCTCCCTGCGCCGCAGGTCGTGGCAGGGTGGACGGGACAAGATTTTGCGGCCGCCTTGCGGCATGACCCGGCAAACAAGTTATTCAATCCCAACTTCCGTCAGCTCTTGCATGTGGGGTATAAAGTGGCGGCAGAGTGCGGCACTGTTTATACGCAAGCATTGGAAGCCCATGCCGACCGGATTGCCCCCCTGGTGACCGATAATCTCTGGAACAAACATATTCAGCCGGTATTTGTCGGGTAGGAGAAGGCGCATACAAGAGAATGCAGTTCCGTTTTAATTATGTGCACAAGAGAGTACAATGGTGCCATTCATTTATTGTTCCAGACCAATCAGAGGCAAAAAATAATTCTATTGATTTTGCGTAGTCTGGTTCTATGAATGATGTATTTAGGCTCTCTTATATCACCTGATATTCAAACAGTTTTGCTTGTACTGGCACACGCCTTGCTTTATATTTTTACGTTCTTAAACCGGATGGTGGGCATGGCCCCCCTGTGATTTGCGGCTGTAACGGTCGAAAAAGTTCTGTGTTATGAAAGTGAGCATAAGCTGAATATGGTTCCTAGCCAACCGACAAGAGGTCTGACCATCCGGTCGTTCGTTGTGGCCATTGTGTCCATGCTGTTGATGGGCATTTGGATACAATACGAAGAATTATATAATACTTATGGTGGGCCCTTGGCGGAGAATTCGCCCCCGAATAGTGCGGTGGGCGTAATAGGTGTGTTGTTGTTGATTTGTGCGGTGCTCTATAAGATCCGCCGTCCTCTGCGCCTGGTGGCTGCTGAACTGGTGGTTATTTATGCCGCCCTGGTGTTGGCCGCGCCGCTCATGACCCAGGGGATGTGGCATCGGATTTTCGGTTTGGTTGCCGCCGTGCCTCACAATCAGGATTTCAAGACGTATGATAGTTTGCCTCTGATCGCTTGGCCGCATGGTGACAATCTTTGCGTGAATGGCCAATTTAAGGACAAGCTGACCGGATTCACGCATACCGGGGGAGGTGCCCTCGGGTGGGAAGACGCCACAATCAAGGACAAGCAGATCCGGACGAGCCCGGTGTTGTCCAATGGCACTGCCGCTGACTCGCGTACCGCGCTGCAATGGTCAATCAACCGTTATGACAAAAAGGGCAAACAAGTGCTTGTTCCCGGCGAGAGTTGCCTTTTCTCCATGTTGGTTCGGGCGCAAGGGTTCACGAAAGGATCCAGCTATTTTGTCACGATGCAGGCTGATGACGGGGTCGTCCAAACGCTGTTGGTCAGTGCGGATGTGACCCAACCGTCCTTCGCTTTTCCAGGCGGGTTTCAGCGGGTCGGCCTCAATCCCGTCAAAATTCCTTCTGATCTCAAAAACAAACTGAATTTTGCCGTCACGCTTACTGGGGAGGGGGCTCTCGCGTTGCAGGACATGCAGTTCTTTAATGTTGAGGCCGTTGAGGGTGCTTATGCCGGACGACGGCTGGTGACGGAGTCGAATCTGGCTAATCTGGATCCCAGTGAGCGCGATTTTCTGGTGGTCCGGCCCGACAATATGTTCAGCTGGGCTGGTCTCAAATTTCTGATAACGGGGTACATTCCCTTGCGACAATGGATGCAACCTGCAATGACTTGGGGGTTGTTAGTATTAGGTCTGTTTATCGGCTTCCTTGGCATGAATGTGTTGATGCGCAAGCAGTGGGTAGAGTTTGAGCGTTTTACGTTTCCCCTCACGATTCTTCCCAAGACTTTGTTTGAAGAGACGGTGACGCCGGAAGGAAAGGTCTATCGCACTGTTTTTCGAAACCGGATTCTGTGGGCCGGATTTACGGTCGGGCTTGTGTTGGCGTTGTTAAAGGGTATCCAGTTTTACTACCCCCAGTGTCCGGCGCCCATTTTTAATGTTGCAACCTTTGGCGAATATTTCACCAGTCCGGTGATCAAGGCCTTTTTGCAGAATGTGGGGATTGGGGTTGGAACAGGTATAGGACTATCGTTGTGTTTGCTGGCTATCGCCTTGCTGATCGAGACGGACATTCTTTTTTCGCTGTGGGCGTTTTTCATATTATTCCAATTATGGCATCTGTTCGGGAAAGCCTTCACGCTGACCAGGTATCCGGGATATCCCTGGGAGTTCCAGCAGGCGATGGGGGCCTTCATAGGGTACGCTCTTTTGGCGGTGTTTGTCGGACGGCATCATCTGGCGCGAGTCTTTCGCATGGTGGTCGGACGGGGCAAACCCGGGGAAGATGCCAGTTCGCAGGATGAAGTGGTGTCCTATCGGCAGGCCGTTTTATTGATTATTTCATCATTGGCGACACTGGCTCTTTGGGGTGTTTGGACGGAGATGGGCGTCAAGGCCAGTCTTTTATTTTTTGGCTACATGTTAATTTGTGGCTTCGCGGCGAGTAAGATCCGTGCGGAATGTGGCGCCCCTTTCGGCTACCTGACGCCGTATATGGGAATCCAGTTTATGACTGCGTTGGGCGGGTTTGCGGTATTCCAATCAACGGGGATGTTGATGGCCTCGCTGGCCAGTGGTTTCATTTGTACCTCGGTGTTTCTGCTGATCGCGCCGGTGCAGGTGGAAATGATGGAGCTGGGTCGGCATTTCAAAGTGCGGCCGCGTGATGTGGGTGCAGGGTTAACGCTCGGGGTGTTGGGTGGCTTGCTGATCGGTGGTTTTGTGCTGCTTTGCTGGCTTTACGGATTCGGCGGTAACAGCCTTAAAACCGCTTGGCCCTATGGGCAGAATTGGTATTTCAATAGTTTCCGTGCTGGAGAGGCTGATGCCGATCGCGCTTTTGCGGTAGGCACCCTTGGTAAAACGCCGGAGTTGGCTCCGTTCAATGTCGCACAGAATATGGATGCCAAGGGGTTGACGATTGGCGCGGGGATTACGGGGGCGGTGGCGTTTCTGCGGATGAAGTTCATGTGGTTTCCGTTCCATCCCATCGGATATGTTCTGGCTTCGAGTTACTTTATGAAGGGATCCTGGTTTGTCCTCTTTCTGGCGTGGCTGGCCCGCTTGGTGCTCTTCCGTCTTGGGGGAGCGCATGTCATACGTCGGGGCCTGGTTCCTTTTTGTGTGGGAATGTTCCTAGGCTGCGTTGCGTCGATAGTTGTCTTTGACGTTGTGGGCATTTGCCTGCGAGTCCAGGGTGTAACCGAAGTTTACTCGAAAATACCATGAGCGAAACCCGAATCAAATCATTGGGAAGCCAGCTGATCGTTGCCATTCTTTTTCTGGCGGCGGGGTTGGGATTAATCACCTTCTTTGTGCTCTTTGCCCAGCCTCCTGAGCGAACGCATCGTGCGGCCTTTGTCCGGAACTATTCCGAGGATCGGCTTTTGAGCCAATTATCAGAAACTAATTTGCAAAAAACAGTGACCCGTATTGCGGACGCCGGCGTGAAGCCGGGTGAACGGCAAATCGGACGTCTGACAGGTAGTCCGGGGTTCTACCGTACCGAGACCTTGATCCGGGATACCTTTGCGGCGGCGGGTCTTGAGGTGCGCACTCAGGAGTTTGAGGTGGTTGTACCTGAGACTGAGTTCTGTGAGATCCTGGGTGCCGACGGGAAGCCCTTGCCGGGTGTTACCTTGTACCCCTTTGAACCTTCCGGTCTGGTGCCGCAGAATGTGCCTCCGGAAGGCATCCGGGCGCGCTTGGTTGAGACAGAGAGTGCAGATTTGACGTTGCTGGCAGGGAATGATCCGAAGCAGACGATTGTTTTGACCTATCTTGATTCCGCCGGTTCCTGGCCCACCTTGGCAGGGGTCGGGGTGCGGGCTCTGGTGGTGCGCGAGGATGAAGTTGCCAAGGCGATGCGGAGTGATCCGGATCAGGCGGCCCCATGGGCGAGCATGCTGGGCGCGGCCGACATGGCCTACCCCCGGTTCGTGGCGCGCGGTCCGATTGAAAAGTTTAGTGGTCAGGACGTGACGATTCGCTCCAAGGTCGCGTGGAAGACCAAGCGGGCTCGCAATGTGGTTGGTTTGCTGCGGGGGAAGGGGGGCGGCCGCGAGGCCCTGATTCTGAATAGTTATTATGACAGCAGTTCGGTCGTTCCTGAACTGGCGCCAGGTGCGGAACAATCGCTGTCGCTGGTGGCGTTGCTGGAGCTGGCTCAGGCGCTAGGGCAGTATAAGGGCGAATTGGACCGCGATATTATTTTTGCCGCCACAGCCGGGCATGCGCAGGCATTGACTGGCGTCTGCCGATTAATGGATGCAGTAGAGAAATTCACCGAGAAACGGCGTGACTACAAGCCCTTGGAGCAGCGGCAAGTTGAAGAGCGTCGACGTCTCGACTATGCCGAACGCGCTTTGGTTTTTTGTGGCGAACTGGCCCGAAGCGAGGCGGGCGCAGGAACTCGCCTGAAGGAACGTCTGACGCAGGAGGCTGATTTCCGGAATTGGTTTGAGTCTGGAATGAAAGTGG
This window harbors:
- a CDS encoding M28 family peptidase yields the protein MSETRIKSLGSQLIVAILFLAAGLGLITFFVLFAQPPERTHRAAFVRNYSEDRLLSQLSETNLQKTVTRIADAGVKPGERQIGRLTGSPGFYRTETLIRDTFAAAGLEVRTQEFEVVVPETEFCEILGADGKPLPGVTLYPFEPSGLVPQNVPPEGIRARLVETESADLTLLAGNDPKQTIVLTYLDSAGSWPTLAGVGVRALVVREDEVAKAMRSDPDQAAPWASMLGAADMAYPRFVARGPIEKFSGQDVTIRSKVAWKTKRARNVVGLLRGKGGGREALILNSYYDSSSVVPELAPGAEQSLSLVALLELAQALGQYKGELDRDIIFAATAGHAQALTGVCRLMDAVEKFTEKRRDYKPLEQRQVEERRRLDYAERALVFCGELARSEAGAGTRLKERLTQEADFRNWFESGMKVVSGEVNLERREDVITAKLAYFRAGKPIFREGFDALKATDAERAMTENTHPLLQAYIAAQTKDNVSGNMMSLPVLTLAERPEFGSWGYLAKATQYFEALRKYHRQRIKELADTIELRKLLVSYERTLTLNLDLYS
- a CDS encoding DUF6785 family protein, whose product is MVPSQPTRGLTIRSFVVAIVSMLLMGIWIQYEELYNTYGGPLAENSPPNSAVGVIGVLLLICAVLYKIRRPLRLVAAELVVIYAALVLAAPLMTQGMWHRIFGLVAAVPHNQDFKTYDSLPLIAWPHGDNLCVNGQFKDKLTGFTHTGGGALGWEDATIKDKQIRTSPVLSNGTAADSRTALQWSINRYDKKGKQVLVPGESCLFSMLVRAQGFTKGSSYFVTMQADDGVVQTLLVSADVTQPSFAFPGGFQRVGLNPVKIPSDLKNKLNFAVTLTGEGALALQDMQFFNVEAVEGAYAGRRLVTESNLANLDPSERDFLVVRPDNMFSWAGLKFLITGYIPLRQWMQPAMTWGLLVLGLFIGFLGMNVLMRKQWVEFERFTFPLTILPKTLFEETVTPEGKVYRTVFRNRILWAGFTVGLVLALLKGIQFYYPQCPAPIFNVATFGEYFTSPVIKAFLQNVGIGVGTGIGLSLCLLAIALLIETDILFSLWAFFILFQLWHLFGKAFTLTRYPGYPWEFQQAMGAFIGYALLAVFVGRHHLARVFRMVVGRGKPGEDASSQDEVVSYRQAVLLIISSLATLALWGVWTEMGVKASLLFFGYMLICGFAASKIRAECGAPFGYLTPYMGIQFMTALGGFAVFQSTGMLMASLASGFICTSVFLLIAPVQVEMMELGRHFKVRPRDVGAGLTLGVLGGLLIGGFVLLCWLYGFGGNSLKTAWPYGQNWYFNSFRAGEADADRAFAVGTLGKTPELAPFNVAQNMDAKGLTIGAGITGAVAFLRMKFMWFPFHPIGYVLASSYFMKGSWFVLFLAWLARLVLFRLGGAHVIRRGLVPFCVGMFLGCVASIVVFDVVGICLRVQGVTEVYSKIP